TCAATTTGTTCCATACCGAGGATCGAATCTAAAATCATTGTTTTACTGACTAATCCATGCAATTTATATGTATGATCCAATACCGGTATAGCTGAGTATCCTGATTTGATTAAAACCAATAATGCGTGCTCAAGCGTATTTCCCAATTGGACGTGTGCTACATTATCGCTAGGAATGATAAGTTCCTTAATTTCATGTTCAAACATAAATCCATTTTGCAAATTTTTCATTAAAAAAATCACTCCGTTTTAAAAACCATACTGTTCCTTCACCATTCACAAACTTACCGCCCACAATCCTACAGCCTATTTCTTTTTCCACATACCCAGCAAAAAACCCTTTAAAACCACTGCATTGTTGTGTTGGCTGTCTTTTGCAGCAAACAAAATGGTTACCTGCTCTTCTTCTGCCCATTGGATAATTTGCAAGGCCTGCACTTGTGCTGCAGAATTGTTTCTAAGCTCATCCAAATAACTGGAACGAAACTCTTCAAATCGGGTCGGTTCGTGTGCAAACCATTTCCGCAATTCCGTACTCGGCGCAAGATCTTTCAACCACTCGTCGATACAAGCCGTTTCCTTTGCAACTCCCCTTGGCCAAAGCCGGTCTACCAATATGCGTTTGCCGTCCGTTACTTCCACTGGTTCATATACTCTTTTCGTCTGCAACAACAACATGTCACAAGTCTCCTCACATATTCAGTATATGTAAGATGCTTCTATTTGACCATGGTAGATTTCATACGCGATACGAATGATTCTTATATAATCCCAATTGTACATCAGATCGATTGTATCAGCTAATAAACTTGGATCTTTCCGATAAAATAAATACGCCCGTACCACATGTTTCGTGAATACGGGTAGAAAGTTTGAGCAATTAAGAGCCATCCTTTCGGGACAGCCCACTTGAAGATCTGTGAGGATACCATGATGATGCTTAATTAAACATCAGATGCATCATCGTAGTCGTATCGGAGACCATCCCGTGCTTGCTGTGTCGAGCTTTGTGCGGATGGTTGCGCTACTGCCTGACCCAGCTTTGCCGCAAGTTCTTCGACCTGATTGGTTAAACGGGATTCAGCGGCAACCTGCTTTGCGGCATTTAACCCCTTTTGAATAATATTGTTGTTATCCATTGAAAATGCCTCCTTTACTTTGGATTTCGGCAAGACACCTGGATCCGATCATCGAATCCATTGTATAGTATCCATGTCTTTTCTGCGCATTATCCCTGCAGCACAAAAAATAAGAAAGAGGACACCGCTTGTCCTCC
Above is a window of Fodinisporobacter ferrooxydans DNA encoding:
- the cbpB gene encoding cyclic-di-AMP-binding protein CbpB, whose product is MKNLQNGFMFEHEIKELIIPSDNVAHVQLGNTLEHALLVLIKSGYSAIPVLDHTYKLHGLVSKTMILDSILGMEQIEYERLGSHKVEEVMNPKVPRMKESDTFTRAMELSINNPFICIENEGIFTGIITRRSILALVYRYFRQQQ
- a CDS encoding DUF488 domain-containing protein; protein product: MLLLQTKRVYEPVEVTDGKRILVDRLWPRGVAKETACIDEWLKDLAPSTELRKWFAHEPTRFEEFRSSYLDELRNNSAAQVQALQIIQWAEEEQVTILFAAKDSQHNNAVVLKGFLLGMWKKK